The Vibrio splendidus genome has a window encoding:
- a CDS encoding ABC transporter transmembrane domain-containing protein — translation MPASSMKNKGVVGKVLLPSLLMNLLSLAVPLTVLQIYDRILPNQSYGTATLLLAGAALAVAMEALIRFVRTWLLSAAASNTEKVTYQTLVERVTTASSGHLRHIGVGGVEEGLGSVSKVKDWYSGGVIAGFIDLPFALIFLGLVAYIGGELVAIPLAVWLITLGIVWLSSIRVKSLSEEASQDEQERKAFLILLSQTIQGIKRQAVESRIFNQFKSLNNVRSQSKAREEEQNAFAQECIQLAALATSVLLVITGSLWVLDGQLTTGGLAACSILSGRAVAPLSALVGVRIKLNSIHSANQAIEKLSDLSLSEFSGSEQAENHLSEFETLEIKQATVERYGELSHADVTLNKGELVLLESEDRHTNSHLLSSIAGIDDLKAGECFINGAAVSIASVTNIAAYCGVKGQLVSGTILDNLCGFDPEKTQSASDYAKRLGLTKEITRLPDGLETQIGHTSASLLSMGNVKMLNIAAQLASDKPIIMLERPDSSLDLDALGNLAKVLEEEVTAGRTILMVSYYSKLRELANRIITVESRAITVDSESTQEAVV, via the coding sequence ATGCCCGCAAGTTCAATGAAAAACAAAGGGGTGGTGGGGAAAGTCCTACTGCCTTCTTTACTCATGAATCTTCTCTCTCTCGCCGTTCCATTAACGGTTTTACAAATTTACGATCGTATTTTACCTAACCAAAGTTACGGTACTGCCACATTGTTGTTGGCGGGTGCAGCGTTGGCTGTTGCCATGGAAGCATTAATCCGGTTTGTGCGTACTTGGCTTTTGTCAGCCGCGGCCAGCAATACCGAGAAAGTGACCTATCAAACCTTGGTTGAAAGAGTAACAACGGCTTCATCAGGCCATCTTCGCCACATTGGTGTTGGCGGCGTGGAAGAGGGGCTGGGCTCAGTATCAAAAGTCAAAGATTGGTATTCCGGTGGTGTGATTGCAGGCTTTATTGATTTGCCTTTTGCCTTGATCTTCTTGGGCTTGGTGGCTTACATCGGCGGTGAGCTGGTGGCGATACCTTTGGCAGTTTGGCTGATTACTCTTGGAATCGTTTGGTTATCTTCTATTCGTGTTAAAAGCTTAAGTGAAGAGGCTTCCCAAGATGAGCAGGAGCGAAAAGCGTTTTTGATTTTGCTAAGCCAAACCATTCAGGGAATCAAACGCCAGGCCGTTGAGTCTCGAATCTTCAATCAGTTTAAATCCCTCAATAACGTTCGGTCTCAGTCTAAAGCGAGAGAAGAAGAACAGAACGCCTTTGCCCAAGAATGTATTCAGCTTGCCGCATTAGCCACGTCAGTTTTACTCGTAATTACGGGGAGCTTGTGGGTGTTGGATGGTCAGTTAACTACTGGTGGCTTGGCGGCATGTTCTATCTTATCTGGCAGAGCGGTTGCGCCTTTGAGTGCTCTGGTTGGGGTTAGAATCAAGCTTAATTCAATACACAGTGCTAATCAGGCAATAGAAAAATTGAGTGACTTGTCACTATCTGAGTTTTCAGGTTCTGAGCAAGCTGAGAACCACTTATCTGAGTTTGAGACGTTGGAAATTAAGCAAGCGACCGTTGAAAGATACGGTGAACTCTCTCATGCAGATGTCACACTGAATAAAGGTGAGTTGGTATTGTTAGAGAGTGAGGACCGCCACACCAACAGTCATTTATTGTCGTCGATTGCAGGTATCGATGATCTAAAAGCGGGGGAGTGCTTCATTAACGGAGCTGCCGTTTCAATCGCATCCGTAACCAACATTGCGGCCTACTGCGGCGTTAAAGGGCAGTTGGTGTCGGGTACTATTCTCGACAACTTGTGCGGTTTTGACCCTGAGAAAACGCAAAGCGCCAGTGACTATGCAAAGCGTTTGGGTTTAACCAAAGAGATTACTCGATTACCCGATGGGCTCGAGACACAAATTGGCCATACGAGTGCTTCTTTGTTGAGTATGGGTAACGTGAAAATGCTCAATATCGCGGCTCAATTGGCAAGTGATAAACCCATAATCATGTTGGAAAGGCCGGATTCTTCACTTGATTTAGACGCCCTTGGGAATTTAGCTAAGGTGTTGGAAGAAGAAGTAACAGCAGGGCGGACGATACTGATGGTGAGCTACTATTCTAAGCTTCGCGAATTGGCTAATCGAATCATTACAGTGGAAAGTCGAGCTATTACGGTCGACAGCGAGAGCACTCAGGAGGCCGTCGTATGA
- a CDS encoding ABC transporter transmembrane domain-containing protein: MNRLDIGNPSGKNNRADTSGRQEVMNHLETESLSVLKQLEVNANIQLFAHQWVDENGIESIDDMFALFDRLALPYRLVANLDEVGEHKLVLLVLGEHELVSGHLESKQFVAFNANDDITDVPQFFIVIDGPPLEKASPDWVGERLHAFRPIIPKLLLVSFITNLFALAVPFITMSIYDHVIGGDAGHELQGIAIGAALLFVMMGWLRTLRSRVFASVSNRVSREISQSLVQRLLRNSYAQNQQTASSSQQNQVMLSERISGVLSGPLGNALFDLPFILIFVLAIGVLGGWLVLVPVVSLILYYLLAKRSIRSSSKRSMQSTVAGTNRQNMTNELSSKLAFIRSAGFSEHWIQRFKKANLLASTVTFNQSVLQSRYTSIYYFIGVGSTLAVMGLGIGLIFEQVMTPGGLIASMMLISKVTGPAQVLANSAMRFNSFNQSKLQVNRILSQPSEREFSYQHHPLPVVAPNLKLDQVTLRYPKQSRPALNGVSFDIEAGEIVAITGPSGSGKSTLIEVLSGLQPIQNGMVELEGVNLVQYDPQLYRHWCFIRAAYPDLLTLSIREWLNDGHKVEDQKMISAIEIVGGKRWFETLSGGLDTSISSIQPDSLFDMLSGSVAQILIDAKALVYDYPMFLMDNPVPDAHPNAKRIFGEFVQSKKGKATVIYTSHDPDLIKLADKVVVLNEGAVVYAGPLEPEQSSKQEQPSEPQASQEPLLSEQPLSQELQPSTQEASAQQNAAQQEQSKSKQGVAND, from the coding sequence ATGAATCGTTTAGATATTGGTAACCCTTCAGGTAAGAACAACCGTGCAGATACCAGCGGTCGACAAGAGGTGATGAATCATTTAGAAACCGAGAGCCTTTCCGTTCTTAAGCAGTTGGAAGTGAATGCTAATATCCAGTTGTTCGCACATCAATGGGTCGATGAAAATGGCATTGAATCAATCGACGATATGTTTGCCTTGTTCGACAGGCTTGCACTGCCTTATCGCTTGGTTGCCAACCTAGATGAAGTTGGTGAACATAAATTGGTCTTACTGGTACTTGGTGAACATGAGCTGGTCTCTGGTCATTTAGAATCCAAGCAATTTGTTGCTTTTAACGCCAATGACGACATCACCGATGTCCCTCAGTTTTTCATCGTTATCGATGGGCCACCATTAGAGAAGGCCTCTCCTGACTGGGTTGGCGAAAGGTTACATGCGTTTCGTCCCATCATTCCTAAATTGTTGTTGGTCAGCTTTATCACTAACTTATTTGCGCTTGCTGTTCCCTTCATCACGATGTCGATTTATGACCATGTGATTGGTGGTGATGCAGGGCATGAGTTGCAAGGTATCGCCATTGGCGCGGCGTTGTTGTTTGTGATGATGGGTTGGTTGAGAACATTACGTAGCCGAGTGTTTGCTTCAGTTTCCAACCGAGTAAGTCGTGAGATTTCTCAATCCCTCGTGCAGCGTCTGCTTCGTAATAGCTATGCTCAAAATCAGCAAACAGCTTCTTCTAGTCAGCAAAACCAAGTGATGCTGTCAGAGCGTATTTCAGGTGTGCTATCGGGGCCATTAGGAAATGCGCTGTTTGATCTGCCATTCATTCTTATTTTTGTACTTGCGATAGGTGTTTTAGGCGGATGGTTGGTACTGGTTCCAGTCGTCTCTTTAATCCTTTATTACTTGCTAGCAAAACGCTCGATACGCTCTAGCAGTAAGCGCTCAATGCAATCGACAGTGGCAGGTACGAATCGTCAAAACATGACCAATGAACTGTCATCCAAGCTTGCCTTTATTCGCAGTGCTGGATTCTCAGAGCACTGGATTCAACGTTTCAAAAAGGCCAATCTTCTTGCTTCAACAGTGACCTTTAATCAATCGGTTCTCCAGAGCCGGTACACCTCGATTTACTATTTCATTGGTGTGGGGTCGACACTCGCCGTGATGGGGTTAGGAATAGGACTTATTTTTGAACAAGTGATGACGCCCGGTGGTTTGATTGCTTCAATGATGTTGATATCTAAGGTGACTGGCCCAGCTCAGGTGTTGGCAAACAGCGCGATGCGTTTTAATAGCTTTAATCAATCCAAGCTGCAAGTGAACCGTATTTTGTCTCAGCCATCTGAGCGTGAATTCAGTTACCAGCATCACCCGTTACCTGTGGTAGCGCCTAACTTGAAATTAGACCAAGTGACACTGCGTTATCCTAAACAGAGTCGCCCCGCTTTGAATGGTGTGAGCTTTGATATTGAAGCCGGTGAAATTGTCGCGATTACCGGCCCTTCTGGGAGCGGTAAATCAACATTAATTGAAGTGCTGTCTGGCTTGCAGCCTATCCAAAACGGCATGGTCGAGCTTGAAGGCGTTAACCTCGTTCAATACGATCCGCAGCTTTATCGCCACTGGTGTTTCATTCGAGCCGCATATCCTGATTTGCTTACGCTGAGTATTCGAGAGTGGCTAAACGACGGTCACAAAGTCGAAGATCAGAAAATGATCTCTGCAATTGAAATTGTGGGAGGAAAGCGTTGGTTCGAGACATTATCAGGTGGGCTCGATACTTCCATCAGCAGTATTCAGCCGGACAGCCTTTTTGACATGTTGTCTGGCAGCGTCGCGCAGATCCTCATTGACGCGAAAGCGCTGGTTTATGACTACCCAATGTTCTTAATGGATAATCCTGTGCCTGATGCTCACCCAAATGCTAAACGTATATTTGGTGAGTTTGTGCAGTCGAAAAAAGGAAAAGCAACGGTGATTTACACGTCCCACGATCCGGATTTAATCAAGCTTGCCGATAAAGTGGTGGTATTAAATGAAGGTGCAGTGGTTTATGCCGGTCCATTAGAGCCGGAGCAGTCTTCGAAGCAGGAACAGCCTTCAGAGCCTCAAGCTTCTCAAGAACCGCTGTTATCTGAGCAACCGTTATCTCAAGAGCTACAGCCGTCAACTCAAGAGGCGTCTGCTCAACAAAATGCAGCCCAACAAGAACAATCAAAGTCTAAGCAAGGAGTCGCTAATGACTAA
- a CDS encoding HlyD family type I secretion periplasmic adaptor subunit, whose amino-acid sequence MTKQSIEKGKRYGELVESQNTARTLALATWSVALCVIAFATWSVVTQVDEIAKAKGAVIPEGEKQVLQSAIGGKLKQILVKEGQLVEKGQPLVEFDATFQRTALEELKSQQVTLLASVERMNALLEQREPNLAEFEVDYPEIVSQQKAQLNAQKALYFQKRVVLEKESEQIAEQLRSVEKALPSYEKELNATKQELNILEKGYKSGNISRLRVLEMRQKLASIEQKIEEARGKKSVLIRQADSNDQKIIQLLAEAKAKVSDDRSKAVSDLSALNARVRSSQAKLTYTMLVSPLQGLVQSLPSTQNGGVIQPGGTVVEIVPVGGKADFKARLSPRDIGFVSVGQPTRIKIDAFDYSRFGALKGAVESISPTTSQSERGEIYYEVVVSVDVPYFRDNPESFSILPGMTGEVDITTGEKSVFQYLWKPIYTNVSVAFGER is encoded by the coding sequence ATGACTAAACAATCTATCGAGAAGGGCAAGCGCTACGGTGAACTTGTTGAATCACAAAATACGGCTCGTACATTGGCGCTGGCCACATGGTCGGTTGCCTTATGTGTTATTGCTTTTGCCACTTGGTCTGTAGTCACTCAAGTTGATGAAATCGCCAAAGCCAAAGGTGCTGTGATTCCGGAAGGCGAGAAGCAAGTATTACAAAGCGCGATTGGCGGTAAGTTAAAGCAAATTCTCGTTAAAGAAGGCCAGTTGGTAGAGAAAGGCCAGCCGCTTGTTGAGTTTGATGCCACTTTCCAGCGTACCGCCCTTGAAGAGCTAAAGTCCCAACAAGTGACGCTTCTAGCCAGTGTGGAACGTATGAATGCGCTGCTTGAGCAGCGTGAGCCTAACCTTGCTGAGTTTGAGGTCGATTACCCAGAGATCGTCAGCCAACAAAAAGCGCAGCTAAACGCGCAAAAAGCCCTCTACTTCCAAAAGCGTGTGGTGCTTGAGAAAGAGAGCGAGCAAATTGCAGAGCAGCTTCGTAGCGTAGAAAAGGCCTTGCCGAGTTATGAGAAAGAGTTAAATGCGACTAAGCAAGAGTTGAACATACTGGAAAAGGGTTATAAATCGGGCAACATTTCACGCTTACGTGTGCTTGAAATGCGTCAGAAACTGGCCAGTATTGAGCAGAAAATTGAAGAAGCTCGTGGCAAGAAGTCGGTATTGATTAGACAAGCTGACAGTAATGACCAAAAAATTATACAGCTTCTGGCCGAGGCGAAAGCTAAAGTGAGCGATGATCGTTCTAAAGCCGTCTCTGACTTGTCAGCCCTGAACGCCAGAGTACGTTCAAGCCAAGCGAAACTGACCTACACCATGTTAGTGTCGCCGCTACAAGGTTTGGTGCAAAGCCTGCCAAGTACACAGAACGGAGGTGTTATTCAGCCGGGTGGGACAGTGGTTGAAATTGTTCCTGTTGGTGGGAAAGCAGACTTTAAAGCGCGTTTATCGCCAAGAGATATTGGTTTTGTTAGTGTAGGGCAGCCGACTCGTATCAAGATTGATGCGTTTGATTACAGCCGCTTTGGGGCGCTAAAAGGAGCGGTTGAGAGTATTTCACCGACCACAAGTCAAAGCGAACGTGGCGAGATCTATTATGAAGTCGTCGTCTCGGTGGATGTTCCCTATTTCCGTGATAATCCGGAGAGCTTTTCTATCTTGCCAGGTATGACGGGCGAGGTAGATATTACAACCGGTGAGAAGTCCGTTTTCCAGTATTTATGGAAACCGATCTACACCAATGTCAGTGTCGCATTTGGTGAAAGGTAG
- a CDS encoding SDR family oxidoreductase, translated as MSTVVVWGAGSGLGAAIVEHFHKQDYQVIAIARNPEKNTRLAELGITTLRCDATDKEQVESVVAQLPKSTLVVSSMGSFRADIPVDYIGHRHLTDELEANGIARFVLVTSLGCGDSWQYLSERSRKGFGAAVREKSLAEAWLTSSSLDYTILRPGGLLDGEETGNGELSQQVEVHGVIYRQEVARLIEALLTNEASIGQIYQCVDPTVQYG; from the coding sequence ATGAGTACGGTCGTTGTATGGGGAGCAGGAAGTGGACTGGGTGCTGCAATTGTTGAGCATTTTCACAAACAAGATTATCAAGTAATAGCGATTGCGAGAAACCCAGAGAAGAACACGCGCTTGGCTGAACTTGGTATCACCACACTGCGTTGTGATGCTACCGATAAAGAACAGGTTGAATCTGTGGTCGCTCAGTTACCTAAATCGACACTGGTCGTTTCTAGTATGGGCAGCTTCAGAGCTGACATTCCCGTTGATTACATTGGACACCGACATCTTACTGATGAGCTTGAAGCCAATGGTATCGCTCGATTTGTGCTGGTAACGTCGCTAGGTTGTGGTGACTCTTGGCAGTATTTGTCGGAGCGATCTAGAAAAGGGTTTGGCGCAGCGGTTCGTGAAAAGTCGTTGGCTGAAGCTTGGCTAACCTCGAGTTCTCTGGATTACACCATCTTACGTCCGGGTGGCTTGTTAGACGGTGAGGAGACTGGCAACGGTGAGCTGTCCCAGCAAGTCGAAGTTCATGGTGTGATTTATAGACAAGAAGTGGCGCGCCTTATTGAAGCCTTGTTAACCAATGAAGCGAGCATTGGGCAGATCTATCAGTGTGTTGATCCTACGGTTCAATATGGATAA
- a CDS encoding CatB-related O-acetyltransferase: MQKKHWSKFELLHEVVTNPNIHVKGQHSYYSDCWDNGFEQSVVRYLHGDEVSRQWEPRWEIDELYIGDYVCIGAEVVILMGGNHTHRVDWFSLYPFMDVIDDAYIGKGDTHIEDGVWVGMRAMVMPGVTIGEGAVVAANSVVTKDVAPYSIVGGSPAKVVKYRFDEFVIDELMSFKIYEWPSDKFEALKPYLCNSDFSKLKQAITDYDNCL, from the coding sequence ATGCAAAAGAAGCATTGGTCCAAATTCGAGTTGCTGCATGAAGTCGTAACCAACCCCAATATTCATGTAAAAGGTCAACACAGTTATTACAGCGATTGCTGGGATAATGGTTTTGAACAATCGGTAGTGCGCTATTTACACGGCGACGAAGTCAGCCGCCAGTGGGAGCCTCGATGGGAAATCGACGAACTCTATATCGGTGATTATGTCTGTATTGGCGCAGAGGTCGTGATTTTAATGGGTGGCAACCATACACACAGAGTTGATTGGTTTTCACTGTATCCATTTATGGATGTTATCGACGACGCCTACATTGGCAAAGGCGATACTCACATTGAAGATGGGGTTTGGGTAGGCATGAGAGCGATGGTGATGCCCGGTGTGACGATTGGCGAAGGCGCTGTAGTCGCAGCGAATAGTGTGGTGACTAAAGACGTCGCTCCATACAGCATTGTCGGTGGCTCACCAGCTAAAGTCGTCAAATACCGCTTTGATGAGTTCGTTATTGACGAGCTCATGTCATTCAAAATATACGAGTGGCCCTCAGATAAATTTGAAGCGCTGAAACCGTATTTATGTAACTCAGACTTTTCAAAGCTAAAGCAGGCGATAACGGATTACGACAATTGTTTGTAA
- a CDS encoding NADH:flavin oxidoreductase — protein sequence MRSATWENMATEDGHMTDKLYAIYEELAQGEVGLIVTGYANIVEEEKPNAGMMGMYNDSFIEEYQKLTQLVHDNDSKIVMQLAYGGTKTTHDLGERVIYAPSEVPEKGTQTLGKAMTKREIDYIVDAFAQASLRAQKSGFDGVEIHAAHTYLINQFLSPYYNQREDEYGGSLENRMRFLLEIYTATCKLVGDDFPILVKLTASEFFEGGVTFDETRIVCKKLEQMGVDGIVVSGNIHGKADTMIGESHDGFTIQAEGYFHEYGHAISQDVNIPVITVGGLTDFDAIEAIANNTGIEYFALSRPLLSEPHLVKRWKEGDRSPVECERCSKCRTKRGNFCVVNKDRKAQLARM from the coding sequence ATGAGAAGTGCAACGTGGGAAAATATGGCCACCGAAGATGGCCATATGACAGACAAGCTTTACGCTATCTATGAAGAGTTGGCTCAAGGTGAAGTCGGCCTGATCGTGACGGGTTACGCGAACATCGTTGAAGAAGAAAAGCCGAATGCGGGCATGATGGGTATGTATAACGACTCATTCATCGAAGAGTACCAGAAGCTGACTCAGCTGGTGCACGACAACGACTCTAAAATCGTGATGCAGTTGGCTTATGGTGGCACCAAAACCACACATGATCTTGGTGAACGAGTCATCTACGCACCAAGTGAGGTTCCAGAAAAAGGAACTCAAACACTAGGCAAAGCGATGACCAAACGCGAGATCGACTACATTGTTGATGCCTTTGCTCAAGCGTCATTAAGAGCACAGAAGTCAGGTTTTGATGGCGTTGAAATTCATGCCGCTCACACTTACCTGATTAACCAATTTCTAAGCCCTTATTACAACCAACGTGAAGATGAATACGGCGGTAGCTTAGAAAACCGCATGAGATTTTTGTTAGAGATCTATACCGCGACATGTAAGCTGGTGGGTGATGATTTCCCTATCTTAGTTAAACTCACTGCATCGGAGTTTTTTGAAGGTGGTGTCACCTTTGACGAAACACGTATTGTTTGTAAAAAGCTTGAACAAATGGGCGTGGATGGCATTGTCGTGTCAGGTAATATTCATGGTAAAGCAGACACTATGATTGGCGAGTCGCACGATGGCTTTACCATTCAAGCTGAAGGCTATTTCCATGAGTATGGTCACGCGATCAGCCAAGACGTTAATATCCCAGTGATCACGGTAGGTGGTCTAACGGATTTTGATGCTATCGAAGCGATTGCAAACAACACGGGCATTGAGTACTTCGCACTTTCAAGACCGCTGCTTTCTGAACCCCATTTAGTTAAGCGTTGGAAGGAAGGGGATAGAAGCCCTGTTGAATGCGAACGGTGCTCTAAGTGTCGTACTAAGCGCGGTAACTTCTGCGTGGTGAATAAAGACAGAAAAGCACAGCTTGCACGCATGTAG